A genomic region of Runella rosea contains the following coding sequences:
- a CDS encoding class I SAM-dependent rRNA methyltransferase produces MIFPQIVLKSNRDEAVRRFHPWVFSGAIGSMKGQPADGDIVEVVDNRNKYLATGHYHNGNIAVKIFSYEQIVPDVAFWKQKLQNALTVRKVIFANQPDNRTNCYRLIHGEGDGLPGLIIDYYDGVLVIQAHSIGMYRVLEDISLALQEVYGGDLKAIYHKSADTLPENFAKNVQNGYLYGGCAVPHPVKENGHTFLIDWETGQKTGFFLDQRNNRDLLAYYAKGKKVLNAFCYSGGFSIYALAAGAERVDSVDVSKKAIDLTNQNVQANFGDIATHQSYAEDVMAFLKQTSDTYDVMVLDPPAFAKSMAARHRAVQGYKRLNADGIRHLKSNGILFTFSCSQVVDRELFYNTIVAAAIEAGRQVRVLHQITQPPDHPVNLFHPEGSYLKGLVLWVE; encoded by the coding sequence ATGATTTTTCCGCAAATAGTTCTCAAATCAAACCGTGACGAAGCCGTTCGTCGTTTTCACCCGTGGGTTTTTTCGGGGGCCATTGGCTCAATGAAAGGCCAACCTGCCGACGGTGACATTGTTGAAGTAGTAGATAATCGCAATAAATATTTGGCCACGGGCCATTATCACAATGGTAATATTGCGGTGAAGATTTTCAGTTATGAACAAATAGTGCCTGATGTGGCTTTCTGGAAGCAAAAACTGCAAAATGCGTTAACCGTTCGGAAAGTTATTTTTGCTAATCAGCCTGACAATCGAACCAATTGCTACCGGTTAATCCACGGCGAAGGGGATGGGCTTCCGGGTTTGATTATTGATTATTACGACGGTGTTTTGGTGATTCAGGCCCATTCCATTGGCATGTATCGCGTGTTGGAAGATATTTCTTTGGCGTTACAGGAGGTCTATGGCGGTGACTTAAAAGCCATTTACCACAAAAGTGCTGATACTTTGCCAGAAAATTTTGCCAAAAACGTGCAAAATGGCTATTTGTACGGCGGCTGTGCTGTGCCTCATCCCGTCAAAGAAAATGGACACACTTTTTTGATTGATTGGGAAACAGGTCAAAAAACGGGCTTCTTCTTAGATCAGCGCAACAACCGTGATTTGTTGGCGTATTACGCCAAAGGCAAAAAAGTCCTCAATGCATTTTGTTATTCGGGAGGTTTTTCGATTTACGCCTTGGCCGCGGGTGCTGAAAGAGTAGATTCTGTGGATGTTTCTAAAAAAGCCATTGACTTGACCAATCAAAATGTACAAGCCAACTTTGGCGATATTGCTACGCACCAATCGTACGCGGAAGATGTCATGGCATTTTTAAAACAAACCTCCGATACCTACGATGTAATGGTGCTCGATCCGCCCGCCTTTGCCAAAAGTATGGCCGCCCGTCACCGGGCTGTTCAGGGATATAAACGACTGAACGCCGACGGCATCCGACATTTAAAATCGAATGGGATTCTGTTTACTTTTTCGTGCTCTCAGGTTGTAGACCGGGAGTTGTTTTATAATACCATTGTCGCCGCTGCGATTGAAGCTGGACGTCAAGTAAGGGTATTGCATCAAATCACGCAACCACCCGACCACCCAGTCAATTTGTTTCATCCTGAAGGGAGCTATCTGAAAGGTTTGGTGCTTTGGGTGGAATAA
- a CDS encoding zinc dependent phospholipase C family protein, whose product MFIFLFLLGAPFIGYNSPFIWGFWAHQRINRLAVFSLPPEMQVFFKKHLNYLTENAVNPDKRRYAVVGEAPRHYIDAEAYGDSALYKLPLYWNEAVKKYGEDTLALNGTVPWAIQQYKSQLTEAFRQRNPQRILRVAADLGHYIADANVPLHTTRNYNGQLTGQEGIHAFWETRLPELYAEEYDMFLGSAEYEKKTALRAWQAVRQANAALDSVLQFEKNASLQMKPELKYALEDRNGVVIKTYSREFAKKYHQMLDRQVERQMRASVKMVSDFWFTCWVDAGQPDLGPLASFEWDKAEKEQEEKEKQNWFQRLFKVRSENEN is encoded by the coding sequence ATTTTTATCTTTTTGTTTTTGTTGGGGGCACCCTTTATAGGCTATAATTCGCCTTTTATATGGGGTTTTTGGGCGCATCAGCGCATCAATCGCTTGGCTGTGTTTTCGCTTCCGCCCGAAATGCAGGTGTTTTTTAAGAAACACCTCAATTATCTAACCGAAAACGCTGTCAACCCCGATAAGCGACGTTATGCCGTTGTGGGAGAAGCACCAAGACATTATATTGATGCGGAAGCCTATGGCGATAGTGCTTTGTACAAGTTGCCATTGTATTGGAATGAGGCCGTAAAAAAGTACGGCGAAGATACATTGGCGTTAAATGGCACCGTTCCCTGGGCGATTCAACAATACAAATCGCAATTGACGGAAGCCTTTCGACAAAGAAACCCTCAACGTATTTTACGCGTCGCCGCAGATTTAGGTCATTACATTGCCGATGCCAACGTTCCATTGCACACTACCCGAAATTACAACGGACAATTAACGGGTCAAGAAGGAATCCATGCGTTTTGGGAAACACGTTTACCGGAGTTGTACGCCGAAGAATACGACATGTTTTTAGGCTCGGCGGAATATGAAAAAAAAACGGCCTTGCGTGCGTGGCAGGCCGTTAGACAGGCCAATGCCGCCTTGGATAGTGTTTTACAGTTCGAAAAAAATGCATCATTGCAGATGAAACCCGAACTGAAATATGCGTTGGAAGATCGCAATGGCGTGGTCATTAAAACCTACTCGCGCGAGTTCGCCAAGAAATACCATCAAATGCTGGACCGACAAGTAGAGCGACAGATGCGCGCTTCCGTAAAAATGGTGAGTGATTTCTGGTTTACGTGCTGGGTGGATGCTGGTCAACCTGATTTGGGTCCATTGGCTTCTTTTGAATGGGATAAGGCCGAAAAAGAACAAGAGGAAAAAGAAAAACAAAATTGGTTTCAAAGGCTTTTTAAGGTGAGGTCTGAAAATGAAAACTAA
- a CDS encoding Dabb family protein, giving the protein MDKKKIIGYFKPIVGLCVFMLIIYGAYTPSQKAEIQKIVCIKFKPGTPATDVERHMNEFAQLRREIPQMVAYSGGKTLSVVGKSEYDAMHYLTFRTEDDITTFQNHPKYQAFVKENQAIWEKELVIDANIQK; this is encoded by the coding sequence ATGGACAAGAAAAAAATAATAGGATACTTTAAACCGATCGTTGGACTTTGCGTTTTTATGCTCATCATTTACGGAGCCTACACTCCCAGCCAAAAGGCAGAAATCCAAAAAATCGTTTGCATTAAATTCAAACCAGGCACTCCCGCTACTGACGTAGAACGCCACATGAATGAGTTTGCTCAGTTGAGACGTGAAATCCCCCAAATGGTTGCTTACAGCGGCGGAAAAACACTTAGCGTAGTTGGCAAGTCAGAATATGATGCCATGCATTATTTGACATTCAGAACGGAAGATGACATCACGACTTTTCAGAACCACCCTAAATACCAAGCATTTGTAAAAGAAAATCAGGCTATTTGGGAAAAGGAACTGGTAATCGATGCCAACATTCAGAAGTAA
- a CDS encoding heavy-metal-associated domain-containing protein: MENTFIKASKRVGYTLLGLFLAFVVYANLEPAPMHSYVKPISMTIFKVDGLTSPEQVNSVKEKVSLHNGVTACGANPVSELVSITFDPDQTSEGSLRKLVGNITGRPVQAAVFKIDGPPSPQCPVPQEYIMAFEKVKYALCFR, from the coding sequence ATGGAAAACACATTCATAAAAGCATCCAAACGTGTGGGATATACTCTCTTGGGGCTCTTTTTGGCCTTTGTGGTATATGCAAATCTAGAACCAGCCCCTATGCACTCCTACGTTAAGCCCATCAGCATGACCATTTTTAAAGTAGACGGACTGACTAGCCCTGAGCAGGTAAATTCAGTAAAAGAAAAAGTGTCTCTACACAACGGAGTAACCGCCTGCGGAGCAAATCCAGTGAGTGAACTCGTCAGCATCACATTTGACCCCGACCAAACGTCGGAAGGTTCACTTCGTAAATTGGTGGGAAATATCACAGGTCGCCCCGTACAGGCTGCGGTGTTTAAGATCGATGGGCCGCCAAGTCCGCAATGCCCTGTTCCGCAAGAATACATAATGGCGTTTGAAAAAGTAAAATACGCGCTTTGCTTCCGCTAA
- a CDS encoding SanA/YdcF family protein, translating to MKEGLLHINAIRRSKKLQVSLVKQLIKGGFWSVFSVVVLILLCNWIVVDTTRSKVFFDINTLPSNDVGLVLGTSKYVARGKENLFFRYRMEASARLFKEGKVKYLILSGNKEAETYDEPKAMKQALTKLGVPEDAMLLDTAGYRTYDSVIRCREVYGQERVTVISQNFHNARALYLADHEGLNAVGFAAQDVPNGYSIKTLIREYLARPKAMLDVYILKPEAGVREGASQKE from the coding sequence ATGAAAGAAGGATTGCTGCATATTAACGCAATACGACGCTCCAAAAAGCTGCAAGTCTCCCTGGTGAAACAACTCATCAAAGGGGGCTTCTGGAGCGTGTTTTCCGTTGTTGTATTAATATTGCTATGCAATTGGATTGTGGTAGATACTACCCGTTCGAAAGTCTTTTTTGACATAAACACCTTGCCATCCAATGATGTAGGTTTGGTGCTCGGAACAAGCAAGTACGTAGCCCGTGGCAAAGAAAACCTCTTTTTTCGCTATCGCATGGAGGCTTCGGCGCGCTTATTTAAAGAGGGAAAAGTAAAATACCTGATTTTGAGCGGCAACAAAGAGGCCGAAACCTACGACGAACCCAAAGCCATGAAACAGGCCCTGACCAAACTCGGGGTGCCAGAAGATGCCATGCTGTTGGATACGGCTGGTTATCGTACCTACGATTCCGTGATACGCTGTCGGGAAGTTTACGGTCAGGAACGCGTAACGGTTATTTCGCAAAACTTCCACAATGCCCGAGCTCTCTACCTCGCTGACCATGAAGGATTGAATGCAGTCGGCTTTGCGGCGCAGGATGTCCCCAATGGCTATTCGATTAAGACCTTAATTCGTGAATATCTGGCGCGTCCAAAAGCAATGTTGGACGTGTATATTTTGAAACCTGAAGCGGGTGTAAGAGAAGGGGCTTCTCAAAAAGAATAA
- a CDS encoding RNA polymerase sigma factor, translating to MGLKLPKYDEGELVEMLRQQDRKAFSYLYDNYSDALYGVVLKVVRSEETAQDLLQEIFVKIWKNIAQYDVGKGRLFTWMLNIARNTSIDYLRVNRPEIQDIESAVYWVEEHQEIYNELDAKELREVVSQLKPEQQTLIEMVYWGGYTHEETAQRLEMPLGTVKTRVRSALRDLRKYFGT from the coding sequence ATGGGATTAAAATTGCCTAAATACGATGAAGGCGAACTCGTTGAAATGCTTCGACAACAAGATCGAAAAGCATTCAGCTACCTCTATGATAACTATTCCGACGCTTTGTACGGGGTAGTACTCAAAGTAGTTCGCTCAGAAGAAACGGCGCAGGATTTGCTACAGGAAATCTTCGTTAAAATCTGGAAGAATATTGCTCAATACGATGTAGGTAAGGGGAGGTTGTTTACGTGGATGCTCAACATTGCACGCAATACGTCCATTGATTATCTACGCGTAAATCGGCCGGAAATCCAAGACATTGAATCCGCCGTATATTGGGTTGAAGAGCATCAGGAGATTTATAACGAACTGGATGCCAAAGAACTGAGAGAGGTGGTCTCTCAGCTCAAACCGGAGCAGCAAACGCTGATTGAAATGGTATATTGGGGAGGTTATACCCACGAAGAAACGGCTCAGCGGCTGGAGATGCCGCTTGGTACCGTCAAAACCCGTGTGAGAAGCGCCCTTAGGGATTTAAGAAAATATTTTGGTACATGA
- a CDS encoding anti-sigma factor has protein sequence MIDIKAYIESGILEDYLSGNVTDQERREVDCLSKIYPEIKTELNQLGEAVERYAFAHRVAPPAGLKDKIMAQLEFADDVKEISLNDLPANEANQEEADETPVFKLDSRQPSFQWGWVAAASIAALVGSAVYFNARLDTLNTSLAQQNVELNQKNELIANLNNADNQFVTLKGVDKSPNSAVRVVWNPKTQEVQLNVLSLPVPAAGKQYQLWGLVGGKPVDLGVFDVNGVMQKMKNAPQADAFAVTLEMSGGSPSPTLSEMYVMGKVSS, from the coding sequence ATGATTGACATAAAAGCATATATCGAATCGGGGATTTTGGAGGACTACCTTTCCGGGAATGTAACAGACCAGGAAAGGCGTGAAGTAGACTGTCTTTCAAAAATATATCCTGAAATTAAAACTGAGTTGAATCAACTCGGGGAAGCCGTCGAACGTTACGCATTTGCTCACCGGGTGGCGCCGCCTGCTGGGCTTAAAGATAAAATAATGGCGCAATTGGAATTTGCCGACGATGTAAAGGAGATTTCTTTGAATGATTTGCCTGCTAATGAAGCAAACCAAGAAGAGGCGGATGAAACACCTGTCTTCAAGCTTGATTCGCGGCAACCTTCTTTTCAGTGGGGATGGGTAGCGGCGGCTTCAATTGCAGCACTGGTAGGCTCAGCGGTTTACTTCAACGCTCGTTTGGATACCCTGAATACTTCCCTGGCGCAGCAAAACGTTGAACTGAATCAAAAAAATGAGCTGATTGCGAATCTAAATAACGCCGATAATCAGTTTGTTACCCTAAAGGGAGTTGATAAATCGCCCAATAGTGCAGTTCGGGTGGTTTGGAATCCCAAAACGCAAGAGGTCCAACTTAATGTTCTTTCATTGCCCGTTCCAGCGGCAGGAAAACAATACCAGCTTTGGGGACTTGTTGGCGGAAAGCCCGTTGATTTGGGCGTTTTTGATGTCAATGGAGTGATGCAAAAAATGAAAAATGCGCCACAGGCCGATGCATTTGCCGTAACGCTCGAAATGAGTGGCGGAAGTCCAAGCCCTACTTTGTCTGAAATGTATGTGATGGGTAAAGTATCAAGTTGA
- a CDS encoding sugar phosphate isomerase/epimerase family protein, whose product MNRRDFIKQSAVLGTGLVLAPSLFAEAKKLKNFGVQLYSVRDLMPKDPKGTMKKLAELGYTQFESYGGPDFLWGMSPSECKTYLGDLGVKMISTHFDINKDLDKNIERGAEAGLKYMLCPYIGAQKTIDAWKKKADLFNEVGEKVTKAGMKFGYHNHDYSFKPLEGQIPHEVLLANTDPKKVMFELDLCWVIASGQDAIAHLNKYSNRYELVHIKDMVKEGGKVVQKDFGKGSVDYPTILKAAKKAGIKYYIVEQEEYPVSSIESMKVDAEWMKKLSI is encoded by the coding sequence ATGAATCGTCGGGATTTTATTAAACAATCTGCCGTTTTGGGTACCGGTTTGGTACTGGCACCAAGCCTCTTTGCCGAAGCTAAAAAACTTAAAAACTTTGGGGTTCAATTATACAGCGTCCGCGACCTGATGCCAAAAGACCCGAAAGGGACGATGAAAAAACTCGCCGAACTGGGTTACACGCAATTTGAAAGCTACGGAGGGCCTGATTTCTTGTGGGGCATGAGTCCATCAGAATGCAAAACCTATTTGGGCGACTTGGGCGTCAAAATGATCAGTACTCACTTTGATATCAACAAAGATTTGGACAAGAATATTGAACGGGGTGCCGAAGCAGGCCTTAAATACATGCTTTGCCCGTATATCGGTGCGCAAAAAACCATCGATGCTTGGAAGAAAAAAGCGGATTTATTCAACGAAGTAGGCGAAAAGGTGACCAAAGCAGGAATGAAATTTGGTTACCACAACCACGATTATTCATTCAAACCCCTCGAAGGACAAATTCCCCACGAAGTTTTACTCGCCAACACCGACCCTAAAAAAGTGATGTTTGAGTTGGATTTGTGCTGGGTTATCGCTTCGGGCCAAGATGCCATTGCGCACCTCAACAAGTATTCGAATCGCTATGAACTCGTTCACATCAAAGACATGGTGAAAGAAGGCGGTAAAGTAGTTCAAAAAGATTTCGGCAAAGGCTCCGTGGACTATCCAACCATCCTGAAAGCCGCTAAAAAGGCAGGTATCAAGTATTATATCGTAGAGCAGGAAGAATATCCTGTTTCCTCCATCGAAAGCATGAAAGTAGATGCCGAATGGATGAAGAAACTTTCCATCTAA
- a CDS encoding DNA gyrase/topoisomerase IV subunit A encodes MSEINETLPEDKRPKKDALHTQSDVGDMYQNWFLDYASYVILERAVPAIEDGLKPVQRRILHALREMDDGRFNKVANVIGATMQYHPHGDASINEAIVNMGQKELIFDTQGNWGDIRTGDSAAAPRYIEVRLSKFGSDVIFNDDTTEWQLSYDGRKREPVTLPVKFPLLLATGVEGIAVGLSTKILPHNFIELVEASIALLKGQPIQLYPDFPTGGQIDITNYNDGLRGGKVRVRAKIEELDKKTLIIREIPFSTTTTSIKDSIIKANDEGKIKIRKVEDLTSKDVEVLVHLAPNVSPDITIDALYAFTECEVSISPNACIIIADRPHFVTVSEILSVCNDQTVNLLKRELEIRRFELKEKLLYSSLEKIFIENRIYRDIEECETFEAVIQTIDAGLTPFKADFYREITEEDILRLTELRIKRISKYDGFKAEEAMRKLEEELKEVEDNLANLTRFAIAYYKDLLKKYSKNRQRRTEIRSFNTIAATVVAAANQKLYVNREEGFVGYGLKKDEYVMDCSDIDDVIIFRRDGKYKVVRITEKVFVGKDIIYVAVFKKNDERKVYNVTYLDGKSGASYAKRFVVTGITRDKEYDVTLGTPKSKITYFTANDNGEAEVITVSLTAQSTARIKLFDFNFSQLAIKNRSAMGNVLTKYPVRKIIFKSAGASTLGGVDLWYDSVLGRLNRDDRGRYLGNFDNGDLILVLYKEGTYELTTYDLTNRYEPKDILQIEKFLPDRPITAVYFEATQKSYFAKRFKIETSTVDKKFSFIGDVKGSKLIFVSLDAHPRMELLIEKSKTETQKEIVVLDAFVDVRGWKALGNKVSGLKVKEVKQIDSLPEAEKATNVTILEPKNELEEENDAPDEVSSTDENGQLGLF; translated from the coding sequence ATGAGCGAAATCAACGAAACCTTACCTGAAGACAAACGCCCTAAGAAAGATGCCCTCCATACTCAGTCGGATGTGGGGGATATGTACCAAAATTGGTTTTTGGATTATGCCTCCTACGTAATTCTGGAGCGCGCAGTGCCCGCGATTGAAGACGGCCTTAAACCGGTTCAGCGTAGAATCCTACACGCTCTTCGGGAAATGGACGACGGGCGCTTTAACAAAGTGGCCAACGTCATCGGAGCCACCATGCAATACCACCCACACGGCGATGCCTCCATCAACGAGGCCATTGTCAATATGGGTCAAAAAGAACTGATTTTTGATACGCAGGGAAACTGGGGGGATATTCGTACGGGCGACAGTGCGGCGGCACCCCGTTACATTGAAGTAAGGCTTTCGAAGTTTGGCAGTGATGTTATTTTTAACGATGACACGACCGAATGGCAATTGAGCTACGATGGTCGTAAGCGCGAACCCGTCACGTTACCTGTTAAGTTTCCGTTGCTTTTGGCAACGGGGGTGGAAGGAATCGCGGTTGGGCTTTCGACTAAGATTTTACCGCATAACTTTATTGAATTGGTAGAAGCGTCGATTGCGTTGCTCAAAGGCCAACCGATTCAGTTATACCCCGATTTTCCAACGGGCGGACAAATTGATATTACGAATTACAACGACGGCTTGCGCGGCGGAAAAGTGCGGGTGCGGGCTAAGATTGAAGAGCTGGATAAGAAAACGCTCATTATTCGCGAAATTCCGTTTAGTACGACAACGACCTCCATCAAGGATTCCATCATTAAAGCCAATGATGAAGGTAAGATTAAGATTCGGAAGGTAGAAGATTTGACCTCGAAAGACGTTGAAGTATTGGTGCATTTGGCCCCCAACGTTTCGCCCGATATTACCATTGATGCCCTGTACGCATTTACAGAGTGTGAAGTGAGTATTTCACCCAACGCCTGTATCATTATCGCCGATCGTCCGCACTTTGTGACGGTATCCGAAATATTAAGTGTTTGTAATGACCAAACAGTAAATCTTCTCAAAAGAGAGCTGGAAATCAGGCGATTTGAGCTGAAAGAAAAGCTGCTTTACAGTTCGCTTGAGAAAATTTTCATTGAAAACCGAATTTATCGTGACATTGAAGAATGCGAGACTTTTGAGGCCGTCATTCAAACCATCGATGCGGGTCTGACACCTTTCAAAGCCGATTTTTACCGTGAAATAACCGAAGAAGATATTTTACGTCTGACGGAACTGCGGATTAAACGGATTTCGAAATATGATGGCTTTAAGGCAGAAGAAGCCATGCGGAAACTGGAAGAGGAATTGAAAGAAGTAGAGGATAACTTGGCCAATTTGACGCGTTTTGCCATTGCCTATTACAAAGATTTACTGAAGAAATACAGCAAGAACCGTCAACGCCGTACCGAAATCCGTTCGTTCAATACCATTGCCGCTACCGTTGTGGCGGCGGCCAACCAAAAGTTGTACGTAAACCGCGAAGAAGGGTTTGTTGGCTATGGCTTAAAGAAAGATGAGTATGTGATGGACTGCTCCGACATCGACGACGTGATTATTTTCCGTCGCGATGGAAAATACAAGGTCGTACGCATTACGGAGAAAGTGTTTGTTGGAAAAGACATTATCTACGTAGCGGTGTTCAAGAAAAATGATGAGCGCAAAGTATACAATGTCACTTATTTGGACGGAAAATCGGGGGCCAGCTACGCCAAACGTTTTGTGGTGACGGGAATCACCCGTGACAAAGAATATGACGTGACCCTCGGAACGCCTAAATCTAAGATTACGTATTTTACCGCTAATGACAACGGTGAAGCAGAGGTGATTACGGTTAGCCTGACTGCGCAGAGTACGGCGCGTATCAAACTTTTTGATTTTAATTTCTCCCAACTGGCCATTAAAAACCGCTCGGCTATGGGAAATGTGCTAACAAAGTACCCTGTTCGTAAAATTATCTTTAAATCGGCGGGGGCTTCAACCCTTGGTGGCGTTGATTTATGGTACGACAGCGTGTTGGGGCGCCTAAACCGCGACGACCGAGGGCGGTATTTGGGTAATTTTGACAACGGAGACTTGATTTTGGTTTTATACAAGGAAGGGACGTACGAGCTGACAACCTATGACCTGACCAACCGGTATGAACCGAAAGACATTCTACAAATTGAGAAGTTTTTGCCTGACCGTCCCATTACGGCGGTTTATTTTGAGGCAACCCAAAAAAGCTATTTTGCCAAAAGGTTTAAAATTGAAACGAGTACCGTTGACAAGAAGTTTTCTTTTATTGGAGATGTCAAGGGCTCGAAGCTTATTTTTGTTTCGCTCGATGCCCATCCGCGGATGGAATTGCTAATTGAAAAAAGCAAAACCGAAACCCAAAAGGAGATTGTGGTACTTGATGCCTTTGTAGACGTGAGGGGGTGGAAAGCACTGGGCAACAAAGTATCGGGTCTGAAAGTAAAAGAAGTAAAACAAATCGACTCACTGCCCGAAGCCGAAAAAGCAACGAATGTTACGATTTTAGAACCTAAGAATGAGCTTGAAGAAGAAAATGATGCTCCTGATGAGGTATCTTCGACCGACGAAAATGGACAGTTAGGTTTATTTTAA
- a CDS encoding AGE family epimerase/isomerase, which translates to MEQFARENLTEWKRILAYWEKYSPDYQRGGFHGQVNYDNQPVLDAPRSIILVSRILWTFSLAYRHFHRRRYLVLADRAYHYLYNHFRDAKNGGVYWSVTAAGAPLETRKQLYGHAFAIYGLSEYYAASKFTPALDFAQELFKTVDKHGYDVDMGGYFEAFGPSWEPVDDLILSKMPWNKSQNTHLHIIEAFTNLYRVWPDPTLRQRVVHLIDAFMEKLVSQKTYRLRLFFNQNWSPKDETVSYGHDIEASWLLWETAEVLNDHERSEKVKQLCIKMAEAACSGLGEDGALDYEFDPATNHHNRERSWWVLAEQMVGFYNAYQLTGEEHYKDKSLKSWEFIKKYVLDTQKGDWYGTVKPDLTPVRNAKISFWKCPYHNSRACYEIVRRLEK; encoded by the coding sequence ATGGAGCAATTTGCCCGCGAGAACTTAACCGAGTGGAAACGTATTTTAGCCTATTGGGAAAAATATTCGCCTGATTATCAGCGCGGTGGGTTTCATGGTCAGGTAAATTATGACAATCAGCCAGTTTTGGATGCCCCGCGTTCAATTATTCTGGTCAGTCGTATCTTGTGGACCTTTTCGTTGGCGTATCGGCATTTTCACCGTCGGCGCTATTTGGTCCTCGCCGATCGAGCGTACCATTATTTATACAACCATTTTAGAGATGCCAAAAATGGGGGTGTGTATTGGTCGGTCACGGCGGCGGGCGCTCCACTCGAAACCCGAAAGCAACTCTACGGCCATGCCTTTGCGATTTATGGATTAAGTGAATACTATGCCGCTTCAAAATTTACCCCTGCGTTGGATTTTGCCCAAGAGCTTTTTAAAACCGTAGATAAACACGGATATGATGTTGATATGGGGGGGTATTTTGAAGCGTTTGGGCCGAGCTGGGAACCCGTCGATGATCTGATTTTAAGCAAAATGCCCTGGAATAAGTCTCAAAATACTCATTTACACATCATTGAGGCTTTTACCAATTTATACCGAGTTTGGCCTGATCCTACGCTTCGTCAGCGTGTTGTGCATTTAATTGACGCCTTTATGGAGAAATTGGTCAGTCAAAAAACCTACCGTTTACGTTTGTTTTTTAACCAAAACTGGAGTCCCAAGGACGAAACTGTTTCGTACGGTCATGACATTGAAGCTTCATGGTTATTGTGGGAAACAGCCGAAGTGTTGAACGACCACGAACGGAGCGAAAAAGTAAAGCAATTGTGCATCAAAATGGCCGAAGCCGCTTGTAGTGGGTTGGGAGAAGATGGTGCGTTGGATTATGAATTTGACCCCGCCACCAATCACCATAACCGCGAGCGTAGTTGGTGGGTATTGGCCGAACAAATGGTAGGATTTTACAATGCTTATCAGCTGACAGGGGAGGAGCATTATAAAGATAAGTCGCTCAAAAGCTGGGAGTTTATCAAAAAATACGTGCTAGATACCCAAAAAGGAGATTGGTACGGAACCGTTAAACCCGACTTGACGCCCGTTCGAAACGCGAAGATAAGTTTTTGGAAATGCCCCTATCACAACAGCAGGGCGTGTTATGAAATCGTCAGACGATTGGAAAAATAG
- a CDS encoding group I truncated hemoglobin, with protein MKKRILVLSFALISVLSGCKKEEETPAPSLYDRLGGVTAISAVVDQFIANVAADPNMVRTFKPLLDDVAKGNTARVTALRNNLIDQIGQASGGPQMYKGKDMVTAHAGMNITETEFNSLVNDLVLALDKFKVPATEKGELLGVLGGLKGQIVGK; from the coding sequence ATGAAAAAGAGAATTCTTGTCCTATCATTCGCCCTTATTTCAGTTTTGAGCGGTTGTAAAAAAGAGGAAGAAACACCAGCACCTTCGTTGTATGACCGTTTGGGCGGAGTAACTGCCATTTCAGCCGTGGTTGACCAATTTATTGCAAACGTAGCCGCCGACCCTAACATGGTACGTACCTTCAAACCATTGTTGGATGATGTTGCCAAAGGGAATACAGCCCGGGTAACTGCGCTGCGTAACAACCTAATCGACCAAATTGGCCAAGCCAGCGGTGGGCCTCAAATGTACAAAGGCAAAGACATGGTGACTGCTCATGCAGGCATGAACATTACCGAAACTGAATTCAATTCATTGGTCAATGACCTTGTATTAGCTCTTGACAAATTCAAAGTGCCCGCCACCGAAAAAGGTGAGCTTTTGGGAGTATTAGGTGGACTGAAGGGACAAATTGTAGGTAAATAG